ATATAAAGTAGAATACTACTTGATCGAGTAAGATGACGCGGAACTCTTCACAAGCTCGTTGGATCCAACCACCAGATTCACTAGGTCTTGGACCTTCGAATCCAGGACCACCCTGTAGATACAATAGATACGGCAACGCCTGCTCCTCTTTCCCAACTGTTGTTATAATCAATTTGAGCTTCAGAATCACATAATAAAAGGCTTTGATCTTTAAAAGCTTGCTTACCAGCAACGATCTCTCGAGCGAAGACGGTGATTTTGGGAGAATTTTTGGAGTAATCGAGAGGAACTGAGAATCGATGGTTTCGTAACCGGAGCTCCGGCACGGAAAACCACTTCTCCGTGACGTGCTCCGTGGAGATTGATCCTGATCCAGCAGCAGCCATGGAAGTGATTACTCGGTAAGATCTCCTGCGACGGTAGAAAGTGATTAAACCGGAAAACGAACCGGATGATGATTCTGATTGAGAGAGTATGAAAGGAGTCAACTTTGGAATCGTTATCCTCCTCAAAGGAATCGGAGTCAGCAGCGCGTGAATCGCCAAcatcgtttcttttttttaatttgctttCTTCTTAAAAGAAACGATTTTTATCCATCGTGTTCTTATTAGTAAAATGTTGTTTACTGtgaaaaaaaaagggaaaattggTAATATGGAACAACTAAACTATAGTATTGTCCCCTTAgaacaaaatcaatttttgtcACTTTTGGACATTCACTACcctttttgtatataaaaattcatatcaatGTTTTTACaatgcaaaaaaattaagaaaaatagtaaacataATGTAGACAAGGGTgtgcatataaaaaaaatatttttatattttaaaatattttgaatctgaAATTCAAAAATGGGTTAAAAGTGGTTGAACATCAAATCTACCATCTACGGAGATGTAGAATATATACTCAACAAAAGATACAGTCGTCTACCAACCGTAGGAAGGGTAATACACGAAATACATTGGCAACTACCCAAGCAGAATACCAAATCTTCATTCATATCATACTCTACACTTCTGGTAGCATTGAAGTCCTACGCTAATTGATTTATCAACAACGGTAGAAAATACATTATAAAATTTGTCTTCTTATCTACTTTCGTGGTATACCATATTCTACTTACCGTTCTAGTTCCTACGTAGGTAGTATGTAAGTTCTACATTCTGAGAAAGCAAGATCCGAAAATCTAGCCTAAAACGGTTAGTAAATATTGTGCAAATCGtttaaatcttttttctttccttttttaatttcttttcctAAAATCTAGTCTTCTTCCACACACGATTTCTGAAAAAAATCGTAGGAGTTTTCTTCATTTCCTAGTTCTTCAAACCTTTGTCACTCtaaaatatgaagattcacATCTATGCTTCATGTGGTTTGTGGAAATCGTCGATAAACCATGGATGGGGATTTCTTGTTGATGAAGGAAAAGGAGGCAGGTTACTTACTTTGGACACAAGTTCAAGCTTTGAAAAGCTAAAGGTTATGGTCTGTGAAGACTTCGGAATTGATGCAAACATGGTCAGTATAGAGCTGAGTTACTTACCTTCTGATTTGATCAATAGCATCGACTCACCACCTGTTATCATCACCAATGATCGGCAAGCTAGTAATTTTCTTACATATGTGAAGATCAAAGGTTCGACGCGGTTGTGTGTGACTATGAAATCGCCTAATCTTGCGGAAGAAGGTACTGAGTCGCCTAACAGAGAGTCAGTGTCTATGGAGTCTGACGATTCAGCTGATATGGAATCAGAAGAAGATGTTGAGGTACATGACAGTGATGATGACAAAAGGTGCAAGAAAGAGAAGAGCAATGAAAATAGTCTTCGCTTTGCCTTGGTGGATGTTGTGAAGAAGGGTCAACATTTCAGTTCCAAAATGCTTTTGAAGGCCGCATTCGAACTATGTGCAATGAAACATAATTTCGACTATGTGGTTGCCAAATCGGATAAAAAAGTGTGGTACGTTCGTTGCGCAGATGATGATTGCAGCTGGCGTGTTCGTGCAGAGGGATTAACAGGTTCAtcatattttatcataaaaaaatatgtaccTGAGCATTCTTGTGCTCCATCCAATAGGAACGGTTCTGTTCGGACAGCTTCAGCAAAAACAGTTGCTACTTTGATAATGCATAAGTACGAAACTGCAAAAGAAGGGCCGAAATCAAATGATATAATCCAGTATATGCGTATGGAACATGGAGTTGAGATATCATATTCTTTGGCATGGGATGCACGTGAGTTTGCAATCAACGCAGTGAAAGGTATTCCAGAGAAAGGTTATGAAAAAATTCCCAAATACTTGCACATGATGAAGGAAGCAAATCCAGGGTCACACACAGCTTATGAAAGTGATAGAAAAGGGAGATTCAGATTCCTCTTCATCTCGTTTGGTCAGAGTGTTCGCGGTTTCTATGCTGCAATTCGAAAAGTTATTGTTGTGGATGGGACGTTTTTGAAGAGCAAATACAAAGGAGTATTATTGGTTGCTACTGCATTAGATGGAAACTCTAATTTATATCCTATTGCATTTGGAGTTGTCGACTCAGAGAATGACCTCGCGTGGGAGTGGTTTATGAGACAGCTTAATGTGGTAATTGTTGACGAGCATAGTTTAGCTTTTGTGTCTGATAGGAATTCCTCAATTGCTAAAGCTATTGCCAGAGTTTACCCGCAATCTCATCATGGAATTTGCATTCACCACTTGCTGAATAATGTTGTCACAAATTATAGTGGGAAAGGTATGGCTGGTTTGGTTGCCAAGGCTTCAAAAGCTTATCGAGCTGCTGATTTTCGTAAGCTGTTTACTGCTATTTTTTCTATTAGTCCTGAAATTGGAAAGTATCTCATAGATGCCGATGTGAGGAAGTGGGCTCGTTGTCAATTTCCGGGTTATAGATATGATATTAGGACTAATAACCCTGCGGAGTCGATAAATTCTGCTTTACGTACGCCTAGAGAGTTTCCAGTAATCCCTTTATTGGACAGCATTAGGGAAATGATGACTCGATGGTTTTTCAAACGTAGAACTTTAAGTTCTAAACATTCGAAGCCACTGACCAttgctgtggagaagaagattgacaGAAGGATTGAGAAGGGTAAAACGTTTAAGGTCTTCCCAGTTAGcgattttagatttttggttcAAGGTGACAGTTTCGACTGCATGGTAGACTTGGTCAGACGCACATGTTCTTGTGGGAAATTTGATCTGATAAAAATCCCATGCAGACACGCTATAAAAGCAGGCTTCAGTGTAGGAATAAAAGCACACGCACTCACAGACGACATGTACACCACTGCGACGTGGCAGTCAGCTTATGAAGAAAGCATAAATCCAATTGGTGTCCCCGAAGATTCATGGAAAGTTCCATCTGCTGTGGAGGAGTCGAAAGTCCTTCCTCCAAAGAGTAGACGAGCTGCGGGTAGGAGAAAGAAACGCAGATATGAGACAGCTGAAGATAAGATCCGTGCGTCTCAAGGAAGCGAAGGATCTAAAGTTCGCAAATGCAGTCGATGTGGGAATGGAGGTCACAACAGGAGAACATGTGATAGAGCAATATAGGATACTCATTCGTTCTATGCGAATTGCTTCCAGAgattatgtgttttttttcttcttggttCTATTGATGTTATGTTTCAGAATTTTAATCTCGAATTCTGTTTGATGCAGATTGCAGGATTGTTTGACAATTGAATTTTATGTTTCAgatattgtgtttttttcttcttggttCTATGGAAgttatttgttttcttcttctctgtttatgCAAGTTATGTTCAGTTTTTTACATGTCTAATTGAGTTTGATGCAACTGGATACTTGACGATATAACTGGAAATTTGAAAAGTTCAATCTTTGATTATTAACTTGACAATGTAACTTGAATCAGAGAACCATTACAATATCATTCACTTttggacaacaaacataaaatacTGAGAATGGATCCTACACAACCTACATCGGCCGAATTCTTATGTTTCACAACTTCTTCCTGGATTGTCTTCTTCATAGAATTTCTCAGATCTTCAAGCTCCTCAGCAATTCTCGTTTGATGCTCATCCATCCTTTGAATCTCATCAATTATAGCCTCGTCGACCCACTTAAAAAGatgcttctctttctttctctgtttcaaaatagaaCAACAGAGTCAATGGCCATTGTAGAAGAAACAGAGTCAATTGCCATTATAGAAGAAACAGAGTCAAACGGAGAAGCATTTACCTGCAAACCAATCTCACATCTGAAGAATCGTCTGTATGGATTCTCCTCCGTTTTTGAAACATAGGTGATAATCCCCTTCCCACACCAGCATCTGGAAGGGATCCCTCCATTGATTTTCATGTTCGGCATTTTCATTGACAATGAGAGCGATGAAATATGTAGGGTTTGTGGCTATGTAATGGTCTTATATAAGACTTTTTTTAGGGCAACCAATGCTTGTAATCGGACATTGGGTTTTAGGGTAGATTTGTatgtgttttgatttgattaataacatttttttggcatggattaacatttttaaaaacttttaagttctattttattattaagatttgtttttgattattaacgtttttttaaaattttaagatctATATTgattattaagatttttttttaaattactaacattttttaaattttaagatctattttgattattaagaatttttaaaattattaacgttttttaaaaattttaagatctattttgattattaagattttttttaaattactaacattttttaaattttaagatctATATTgattattaagatttttttttaaattactaacattttttaaattttaagatatattttgattattaagatttttttttaaattactaacattttttaaattttaagatctATTTTGATTATTAAGATTTGTTATGATTAATTTGGTTTGAATAGATTGTCCTTCTTTAATCCCTTATAGGGTATATAAAGAGGTTGAAATCGCTTGTCTTAGTTAACTGTCATTTAGGGTATATTTAGGGGTTTCTATATTCGCTTGTCTTAGTTAAGTGTCATTTAGGGTATATTTAGGGGTTTCTATATTCGCTTGTATTAGTTAAGTGTCATTTAGGGTATATTTAGTGGTTTCTAATTTTAAGTGTCAGTACTAGTTTAGTTTATGTCCTCAGATACATGCATAACTAAAAGAATCTGCATTCAAATGAGTAGAATAAAACAGTAACTAAAACAGTCAAATAACAACTTAAAGAGTCAAATAAAAGAGTCAATTGACAATCTTCTTCCTAAACAAGGCATAACTAAAAGACCTTCACTAAAGTTCCACAAGAGGATTTGTAATTGTCTTTGGAGGAGTGAACTTTGCCATTCTTGAAACAAGCACTGGATCATTAGCAGCTTCCCAGAGGTCATAAGCAATCTTTTGACGAGCCTCACGAATGTTTTCGTCATTCACCAGAGATAAGTCCAAGCCTAGAAGATGGCATTCTATGTGCTTCAAGGCATATACTCCACAATCACTGGCACTACTGTTTAGTACGGACATTAGGGCGTAACTGACAGTGTATTTATTGACCTTGAGTTGCTGACCGCTTGAAGACTGAACTGCTTTCACAATTCTAGGGATGAGATTGGTAAACGGCTCCAATGCCTTGGGGTATTTCAATCCCTCACAGTCAAAAACCTGTATCGAACGAGCAACAAAGTCGACACACATAGAAATCCAGTGCTTACCGACATTTAGGGGCACATACATGCGGTTAACATCAAGATCCCACATTTGTCCCGTGCGTCCGTGTGCTGGAAGTTCACCAATGCCATACTGGTGTAGTATTCCTGTTACTTTGAATTTCTTCTTGTCCTTCCTAAACTCTTCGTAAAAGTTTTTCATTTGATTACTGAACATACATGTCATGAAGGCGACTTTATTTGGAACCCATCGTCGCAAGGAAGTCCTCTCAGTAAATAAGTACATCATAGCATCAATTTCCTGGAAAAAATGGATAAAATATTGTAAGTTGGTGTATAGAAAATAggaatcaaaaattaaaaactcaCGTGATTCTTCAGCCACTCTGTAGGTCCAATGACACGTGCTGCTAACTCACTTGTGAACATAGAAGGTCCAATTTTCAGTTCCCTGCAATGTAAATTGTAGTTAGAAAATATCATGCAATTCTAAAACATTAACAACTCACAAAACTTACTGGGAAGTAGAGGACCACTCAATCAGTTTGGCCCATGAATCCTCAGGGACACACACTAGTGAATAATCAGGATCATTCACCCGGTCTTCATTCAGTTCAATATCTTTGAGAGTAGGTGGTCTCCAATCCGTAGGCTTAAATGAAGAAAGTGGATCAACCGATTCAGCTGGTTCTTCACCATCGAATGTTTGTGAGGGATCAAAATCTTTAACATTTGATGCTTGCGAAAGGTTACCCATGGCGTTTTGTAATGATTCTTGGGTCCCCTT
The sequence above is drawn from the Raphanus sativus cultivar WK10039 chromosome 7, ASM80110v3, whole genome shotgun sequence genome and encodes:
- the LOC108815508 gene encoding uncharacterized protein LOC108815508; amino-acid sequence: MKIHIYASCGLWKSSINHGWGFLVDEGKGGRLLTLDTSSSFEKLKVMVCEDFGIDANMVSIELSYLPSDLINSIDSPPVIITNDRQASNFLTYVKIKGSTRLCVTMKSPNLAEEGTESPNRESVSMESDDSADMESEEDVEVHDSDDDKRCKKEKSNENSLRFALVDVVKKGQHFSSKMLLKAAFELCAMKHNFDYVVAKSDKKVWYVRCADDDCSWRVRAEGLTGSSYFIIKKYVPEHSCAPSNRNGSVRTASAKTVATLIMHKYETAKEGPKSNDIIQYMRMEHGVEISYSLAWDAREFAINAVKGIPEKGYEKIPKYLHMMKEANPGSHTAYESDRKGRFRFLFISFGQSVRGFYAAIRKVIVVDGTFLKSKYKGVLLVATALDGNSNLYPIAFGVVDSENDLAWEWFMRQLNVVIVDEHSLAFVSDRNSSIAKAIARVYPQSHHGICIHHLLNNVVTNYSGKGMAGLVAKASKAYRAADFRKLFTAIFSISPEIGKYLIDADVRKWARCQFPGYRYDIRTNNPAESINSALRTPREFPVIPLLDSIREMMTRWFFKRRTLSSKHSKPLTIAVEKKIDRRIEKGKTFKVFPVSDFRFLVQGDSFDCMVDLVRRTCSCGKFDLIKIPCRHAIKAGFSVGIKAHALTDDMYTTATWQSAYEESINPIGVPEDSWKVPSAVEESKVLPPKSRRAAGRRKKRRYETAEDKIRASQGSEGSKVRKCSRCGNGGHNRRTCDRAI
- the LOC108816830 gene encoding uncharacterized protein At4g04775-like, whose product is MPNMKINGGIPSRCWCGKGIITYVSKTEENPYRRFFRCEIGLQRKKEKHLFKWVDEAIIDEIQRMDEHQTRIAEELEDLRNSMKKTIQEEVVKHKNSADVGCVGSILSILCLLSKSE